One Chloroflexota bacterium DNA window includes the following coding sequences:
- a CDS encoding GAF domain-containing protein has protein sequence MNELPLQILVVDDEPRLSGQLRLLLEGQGYSVTTAVGGAAGIATLQASDVDVVLTDVTMPDVDGYTVLQWVRENRPDMPIIVMTGYGSLESATRALRLGAYDYILKPFSLPTVQAALNRASAAVSKRRADGQRTAELSAIAAIARQMGRSLEPVAMADATLSAIAESTGAQVALLYTAAENGMRWHLWRHVGLNEQLIQQLAELFPPSPLSKATIVWEDRPPWLAELPYELLQSLCSSVGGKVAWGALPLDAGPQALMSLVLVGSSRKTQAWSPPFLISLGNALSMALVNTRLFNAVREERDRLRLLYGISRELASSLDPDQLLSRIIQHTVAAVNAERGSIIISSQDGRTTQRIVARYGMDQSVTESVAAALLQAGLSGWVFRQREAARIADVRVDKRWVELPSTRGRVRSALAVPLLREDQVLGVMTLTHPRIDHFSAADLELVRSVSAQAAVAIENANLFAELEQRVFDLEGLNSTSRELASSLDPLEVARKVAYRCAEMLDASMVALLHVDDKQGTLPLVSLINGQEQPLLKLGPISAALNDQEPVLLTSAGSQIELLVNNEEPLGESWIGVPLMLGDGINGLLIAADERRDAFDAYERQLLTALAGQAAVAMESARLYVTASEERTLLAAVIESVSDGILLTDEGQIVVANPAAGAIAGVSNSRLVNQPLLTFFPMLAMLARREDHESKEIAISNRYYAVNTAPLQNSSLGGQVIVLQDITHFKELDQIKSRFVSMVSHDLKSPLTAIQGYAQLVADGHMGTVNEMQRDALQAVVRNTGAMTALISDLLDLGKIEAGIGISPQETDLAVVLREVIDELKLRAKMGQISVQPEIPPSLPLVADPSRMRQVFTNILSNAIKYTPSGGQVQIRANNGDAKVHVQIQDSGLGIPEDSLPHIFERFYRVKRDIDSPIEGTGLGLAITKSIVDEHGGTIEVQSVIGEGTTFNVYLPQHK, from the coding sequence ATGAATGAGTTGCCATTACAGATCTTGGTGGTCGATGACGAGCCACGCTTAAGTGGCCAGTTGCGGTTGTTATTGGAAGGGCAAGGCTACAGCGTAACCACGGCGGTTGGGGGTGCTGCGGGCATTGCCACGCTCCAAGCAAGCGACGTTGATGTCGTGCTGACTGATGTCACCATGCCTGATGTTGATGGCTATACGGTGTTGCAATGGGTGCGCGAGAATCGCCCAGACATGCCGATTATCGTCATGACTGGCTATGGTTCGCTGGAAAGTGCCACCCGTGCGCTGCGCTTAGGGGCTTACGATTATATTTTGAAGCCCTTTTCGTTGCCAACGGTGCAAGCAGCCTTGAATCGAGCTTCGGCGGCGGTTTCCAAGCGACGGGCTGATGGTCAGCGCACCGCCGAGCTTTCAGCAATTGCCGCAATCGCTCGCCAAATGGGGCGTTCGCTGGAGCCAGTTGCGATGGCTGATGCCACCTTGAGCGCAATCGCCGAATCAACTGGCGCACAAGTGGCCTTGCTCTACACCGCCGCTGAAAATGGCATGCGCTGGCATTTATGGCGACACGTTGGCCTGAATGAGCAACTTATTCAACAATTAGCCGAATTATTTCCGCCCAGCCCGCTGAGCAAAGCCACGATCGTTTGGGAAGATCGTCCACCATGGCTGGCCGAACTGCCCTATGAATTGCTGCAAAGTCTGTGTAGTAGCGTTGGGGGCAAAGTCGCTTGGGGCGCATTGCCACTCGATGCCGGGCCACAAGCGCTTATGTCGCTGGTCTTGGTTGGCTCAAGCCGCAAAACTCAAGCTTGGTCGCCACCATTTCTCATTTCGTTGGGCAATGCCTTGAGCATGGCCTTGGTCAATACGCGCTTGTTCAATGCAGTCCGCGAGGAACGCGACCGCTTGCGCTTGCTCTATGGCATCAGCCGCGAGTTGGCTAGCTCGCTTGACCCCGATCAATTGCTTTCGCGAATTATTCAACACACGGTGGCAGCAGTCAACGCTGAACGTGGTAGCATCATCATTTCATCGCAAGATGGCCGCACGACCCAGCGGATCGTTGCGCGTTATGGCATGGATCAATCGGTGACTGAATCGGTAGCAGCGGCGCTGTTGCAAGCCGGGCTTTCGGGCTGGGTTTTTCGCCAGCGCGAAGCAGCGCGAATTGCCGATGTGCGGGTTGATAAACGCTGGGTTGAATTGCCCTCAACTCGTGGTCGAGTACGTTCGGCCTTGGCCGTGCCCTTGTTGCGCGAAGATCAAGTGCTTGGCGTGATGACCTTAACGCACCCACGCATCGACCATTTTAGTGCTGCCGATTTGGAATTGGTGCGCTCGGTTTCGGCTCAAGCAGCTGTCGCGATTGAAAATGCCAATTTGTTTGCCGAGCTAGAGCAGCGGGTATTCGATCTTGAGGGCTTAAATTCGACCAGCCGCGAATTGGCTAGCTCGCTTGACCCGCTGGAAGTAGCCCGCAAAGTGGCTTATCGCTGTGCCGAAATGCTCGATGCTTCGATGGTGGCATTGCTGCATGTCGATGATAAACAAGGCACGTTGCCCTTGGTTTCCTTGATTAACGGTCAAGAACAGCCATTGTTGAAGTTGGGGCCGATTAGCGCCGCTCTGAATGATCAAGAGCCGGTGCTGTTGACCTCGGCTGGCAGCCAAATTGAACTATTAGTCAATAACGAAGAACCCTTGGGCGAAAGCTGGATTGGCGTGCCCTTGATGTTAGGTGATGGGATCAATGGGTTGTTGATTGCCGCCGATGAGCGCCGTGATGCCTTTGATGCCTACGAGCGCCAATTGCTCACAGCCTTGGCAGGCCAAGCAGCAGTAGCGATGGAAAGTGCGCGGCTGTATGTCACAGCATCCGAGGAGCGCACGCTCTTGGCAGCAGTGATTGAATCGGTCAGCGACGGCATTTTGTTGACTGATGAAGGCCAAATTGTGGTGGCCAACCCAGCCGCCGGCGCGATCGCGGGCGTTTCCAATAGTCGCTTGGTCAATCAACCCTTGCTGACCTTCTTCCCGATGTTGGCAATGCTGGCCCGCCGCGAAGATCACGAAAGCAAAGAAATTGCCATCAGCAACCGCTATTATGCGGTTAATACTGCGCCATTGCAAAACAGCTCCTTGGGTGGCCAAGTGATCGTTTTGCAGGATATTACCCATTTCAAAGAGCTAGACCAAATCAAGAGTCGCTTTGTTTCGATGGTTTCGCACGACCTCAAGTCGCCGCTAACCGCAATTCAAGGCTATGCCCAATTGGTTGCCGACGGGCATATGGGCACGGTCAATGAGATGCAGCGCGATGCCTTGCAAGCAGTTGTGCGCAATACAGGCGCAATGACCGCCTTGATCAGCGATTTGCTCGATTTGGGCAAAATCGAAGCAGGCATTGGCATTTCGCCGCAAGAAACTGATTTGGCGGTGGTGTTGCGCGAAGTCATCGACGAGCTAAAACTGCGGGCCAAAATGGGTCAAATCAGCGTCCAGCCTGAAATTCCGCCCAGTTTGCCTTTGGTGGCCGATCCCTCGCGGATGCGCCAGGTGTTTACCAATATTCTCTCAAATGCAATCAAATACACACCAAGCGGCGGGCAGGTACAGATTCGTGCCAACAATGGTGATGCCAAGGTGCATGTACAAATTCAAGACAGCGGCTTGGGCATTCCCGAAGATTCTTTGCCGCATATTTTTGAGCGCTTCTATCGCGTCAAGCGTGATATTGATTCGCCAATTGAAGGGACTGGCCTCGGCTTAGCAATTACCAAAAGCATTGTCGATGAGCATGGCGGCACGATCGAGGTGCAAAGCGTGATCGGCGAAGGCACAACCTTCAACGTCTATCTCCCTCAACACAAATAA
- a CDS encoding response regulator codes for MASGQETILVIDDSEAIRVKLQAQLRSLGYQVVLAETGRNGLNAITQHHPHLILLDYQLPDTTGLDLLRKLRTDGNTVPILLMTAEGSERIAVTAFKMGVRDYLIKPFEPQDVAQAIDRALREWRLQREKEILLGQLQGQVRQLTVLHRVGKAVTAQLDASNLLERIVEASVFLSNADEGFVQLIDDNQLVVRASHNINPLHLRELSKHTDYELATRTIKTNKPIRINSERDGIRVQANYLAQAVLMVPLLVGTEALGVLTVAATTHRRNFDEGDERLMQMLADYASIALHNARTYSALRETQGRLVEAEKLSGMGRMAASLAHEINNPLAIIRSGLELVAQQHTPGTALGDLVQGLDEEVARIARLLYTLVNFYQPNNDGVPPDLNHLIISLMHITKPQLDKANVKLYQELATDLPAPNISSDACKQVLINLVRNAIDAMPDGGKLTIRTAHQKGQIFVNVEDSGIGIPPEHRERIFEPFFSTKGVTGTGLGLSVVYGILQQVGGAISVESIVDKGSNFTLRIPVAAQRSQSPDLDSDELLIG; via the coding sequence ATGGCAAGTGGTCAAGAAACGATTCTAGTGATCGACGATAGCGAAGCAATTCGGGTCAAACTTCAGGCTCAATTGCGTTCGCTGGGCTATCAGGTCGTGTTGGCTGAAACTGGGCGAAATGGGCTAAACGCGATTACCCAACATCATCCGCACCTCATTTTGCTCGATTATCAGTTGCCTGATACCACTGGGTTGGATTTGCTGCGTAAGCTGCGCACCGATGGCAACACCGTGCCAATTTTGCTGATGACCGCCGAAGGTTCCGAACGCATCGCCGTAACGGCCTTCAAAATGGGCGTGCGCGATTATTTGATCAAGCCTTTTGAGCCGCAAGATGTTGCTCAGGCGATTGATCGGGCGCTACGCGAGTGGCGTTTGCAACGTGAAAAAGAAATCTTGCTTGGGCAATTACAAGGCCAAGTGCGCCAATTAACGGTTTTGCATCGGGTTGGTAAGGCGGTAACTGCCCAACTTGATGCCAGCAATTTGCTTGAACGAATTGTTGAAGCCTCGGTCTTTCTTTCGAATGCCGATGAAGGCTTTGTGCAATTAATTGATGATAATCAGTTGGTTGTGCGAGCCTCACACAATATTAACCCATTGCATTTGCGCGAGCTAAGCAAACACACCGATTATGAACTGGCAACGCGCACCATTAAAACCAACAAACCAATTCGGATCAATTCCGAGCGCGATGGGATTCGGGTGCAAGCTAATTATTTGGCCCAGGCTGTGCTCATGGTGCCGTTATTGGTTGGGACTGAAGCCTTGGGCGTGCTGACCGTCGCTGCGACAACCCATCGCCGCAATTTTGATGAAGGTGATGAGCGCTTGATGCAGATGCTGGCCGACTATGCCTCGATTGCCTTGCACAACGCCCGCACCTACAGCGCATTGCGCGAAACCCAAGGTCGTTTGGTTGAAGCTGAAAAATTATCAGGCATGGGGCGCATGGCGGCTTCGCTAGCCCACGAAATCAACAATCCACTGGCGATTATTCGCTCAGGCTTGGAGTTGGTGGCGCAACAACACACCCCTGGCACGGCGCTTGGCGATCTGGTGCAAGGGCTAGATGAAGAAGTGGCGCGGATTGCGCGGTTGCTCTATACCTTGGTGAATTTCTATCAGCCCAATAACGATGGTGTGCCACCTGATCTCAATCATTTGATCATTTCACTGATGCACATCACCAAACCACAACTTGATAAAGCCAATGTTAAACTGTATCAGGAGTTGGCGACCGATCTGCCAGCGCCAAACATTAGCAGCGATGCTTGTAAGCAAGTTTTGATCAATTTGGTGCGCAATGCGATTGATGCGATGCCCGATGGGGGCAAATTGACCATTCGCACGGCCCATCAAAAGGGTCAAATTTTTGTCAATGTTGAAGATAGCGGAATTGGGATTCCTCCCGAACATCGCGAACGTATTTTTGAGCCATTCTTTAGCACTAAAGGTGTGACGGGAACGGGGCTTGGGCTTTCAGTTGTTTATGGTATTTTGCAACAAGTTGGCGGCGCAATTTCGGTAGAGAGCATCGTGGATAAAGGCTCGAACTTTACCTTGCGCATTCCGGTTGCAGCCCAACGCAGCCAATCGCCCGATCTTGATTCCGATGAATTGTTGATTGGTTAA
- the panC gene encoding pantoate--beta-alanine ligase codes for MQVVTTIEEVRAARRQWAEVGFVPTMGFLHAGHLSLVQQAKAENGVSIASIFVNPTQFGPNEDFASYPRDTPRDLALLEAAGCDLVWMPSVEEIYPAGFSSYVEVEGVTAPLEGARRPGHFRGVATVVTKLFNVVQPTKAYFGQKDAQQTVVIRQFVRDLAMPVEVVIAPTIREADGLAMSSRNSYLNAEQRAAAPVLYRALTAAQTAYVAGQTDAEAIRQLMLETLAQEPLAQIDYVSIADPRSLQELTTIDQQGALVSLAVRIGKTRLIDNLVM; via the coding sequence ATGCAAGTTGTAACAACGATCGAAGAAGTTCGGGCGGCGCGTCGCCAGTGGGCTGAGGTTGGTTTTGTACCAACCATGGGCTTTTTACATGCTGGGCATTTGAGCTTAGTCCAACAAGCCAAAGCCGAAAACGGGGTGTCCATCGCCTCGATTTTTGTCAATCCCACCCAGTTTGGCCCCAACGAAGATTTTGCCAGCTATCCACGAGATACGCCGCGCGACCTCGCGTTGTTGGAAGCGGCTGGTTGTGATTTGGTCTGGATGCCCAGCGTTGAGGAAATTTATCCAGCGGGATTTAGCAGTTATGTTGAAGTCGAAGGGGTGACAGCTCCGCTTGAGGGTGCTCGCCGACCAGGCCATTTTCGCGGCGTAGCCACGGTTGTGACCAAACTATTTAATGTCGTTCAGCCAACCAAAGCCTATTTTGGCCAAAAAGATGCCCAACAAACCGTGGTAATTCGCCAATTTGTGCGCGATTTAGCCATGCCTGTAGAAGTAGTCATCGCCCCGACGATTCGTGAGGCCGATGGTTTGGCGATGAGTAGCCGCAATAGTTACCTGAATGCTGAGCAACGCGCAGCCGCTCCAGTGCTATATCGAGCGTTAACAGCCGCTCAAACCGCCTATGTCGCAGGCCAAACCGATGCTGAGGCTATTCGCCAATTGATGTTGGAAACGCTGGCCCAAGAGCCACTAGCCCAAATCGATTATGTTAGCATCGCCGATCCACGCAGTTTACAAGAACTAACCACGATCGATCAGCAGGGCGCGTTGGTATCGCTAGCAGTGCGCATCGGCAAAACCCGTTTAATTGATAATTTAGTGATGTAA
- a CDS encoding cellulose binding domain-containing protein: protein MKLSIARRWVIATGLATALIGVIQSPITNAQSGLSCQVNYAVTNQWGSGFQADVVVRNTGASVINGWTVAWSAASGQQVGQMWNATFTQSGSQVSAKNVDWNASIAAGGSQSFGFTATTTGSLAVPSGFTVNGVSCGGSISPTATRTPAATATRTPAATATRTPAATATRTPIATATVVPTNPPVSNGLIGWATVAGSGLSTTTGGAGGSTVTAANFTELQNYAKSSSPMIIKFSGTMQGTLTVASNKTILGSNGALIQGNVKISGAQNIILQNFAINGNSCSSYDNCRAGSDALGISNSHHIWADHLTITNGQDGNFDINNGSDFITVSWSKFGYTTNKEHRFSNLIGSSDDAASTDSGKLNVTFHHNWWFGGAMQRMPRTRFGKIHVFNNLYTTTGNDYCVSSGYQSKVLLENNAFIGVNTPHRLHDGDLKALGNLYQNTSGDQISTGVAFTPPYSYSAEAASSLSSSVQAGAGAK from the coding sequence ATGAAATTATCAATTGCCCGACGTTGGGTTATTGCCACCGGCTTAGCCACCGCCTTGATTGGCGTAATCCAAAGCCCAATCACCAATGCCCAAAGTGGCCTAAGCTGCCAAGTTAATTATGCGGTTACCAATCAATGGGGTAGCGGTTTTCAAGCCGATGTGGTCGTGCGCAACACCGGAGCCAGCGTGATCAATGGCTGGACAGTTGCTTGGAGTGCCGCCAGCGGCCAGCAAGTTGGCCAAATGTGGAATGCAACCTTTACCCAAAGTGGCAGCCAAGTCAGTGCTAAAAATGTTGATTGGAACGCGAGCATCGCCGCTGGTGGCAGCCAAAGTTTTGGCTTTACCGCTACCACGACTGGTAGCTTGGCCGTGCCCAGCGGCTTTACGGTTAATGGCGTAAGTTGTGGCGGCAGCATTAGCCCAACCGCCACCCGCACGCCAGCCGCGACTGCCACCCGCACGCCAGCCGCGACTGCCACCCGCACGCCAGCTGCAACTGCTACCCGTACTCCAATTGCCACGGCTACCGTCGTTCCAACCAATCCACCGGTCAGCAATGGCTTGATTGGCTGGGCCACGGTTGCTGGTTCGGGCTTGAGCACAACCACTGGTGGCGCTGGCGGCAGCACAGTTACCGCAGCCAACTTTACTGAATTACAAAACTACGCCAAATCATCATCACCCATGATTATCAAGTTCTCAGGCACAATGCAAGGCACACTGACGGTTGCCTCGAACAAAACGATCCTCGGTAGTAACGGAGCCTTGATCCAAGGTAATGTCAAAATCTCAGGCGCTCAAAATATTATTTTGCAAAATTTTGCAATCAACGGTAATAGCTGCTCAAGCTACGATAATTGCCGCGCTGGCAGCGATGCCTTGGGGATTAGCAATTCGCACCATATTTGGGCCGACCACCTGACGATTACCAATGGCCAAGATGGCAACTTTGATATCAACAATGGCTCGGATTTCATCACGGTTTCGTGGAGCAAATTCGGCTATACCACCAACAAAGAGCATCGTTTCTCAAACTTGATTGGTAGCTCAGACGATGCAGCCTCGACCGATAGCGGTAAATTGAACGTGACCTTCCATCATAACTGGTGGTTTGGCGGGGCAATGCAGCGTATGCCACGCACGCGCTTCGGCAAAATTCACGTATTCAATAATTTGTACACCACCACGGGCAACGATTATTGCGTTAGCTCAGGCTATCAATCCAAAGTGTTGCTCGAAAATAATGCCTTCATTGGGGTCAACACGCCGCACCGCTTGCACGATGGCGATCTCAAGGCTTTAGGCAACCTCTACCAAAACACCAGCGGCGACCAAATTAGCACTGGCGTTGCTTTCACTCCGCCCTACAGCTATAGCGCCGAAGCCGCTAGCTCGCTCAGCAGTTCAGTCCAGGCTGGCGCAGGGGCGAAGTAA
- a CDS encoding rhamnogalacturonan lyase translates to MEKLNRGIISVRQGSNNFVSWRMFGTDPSSIGFNVYRGTTKINSSPITNATSYLDSGAAANSVYTVRPVIDGVEQTASENSLNFANGYLDVALQIPTGGTTPDGVAYTYTANDASVGDLDGDGQYEIVLKWDPTNSKDNSQSGYTGNVYLDGYKLNGTRLWRIDLGRNIRAGAHYTQFMVYDLDGDGKAEVAAKTADGTRDNAGTVIGNASADYRNSSGYILAGPEYLTVFNGQTGVIRSTVNYDPARGTVSSWGDSYGNRVDRFLGGIAYLDGQRPSLIMSRGYYTRSVIAAWDFRNGSLTKRWTFDSNVAGSQYAGQGNHSLSIADVDQDGKDEIIFGAMTINDNGQPLWNTRNGHGDAMHVGDLDPSRAGLEVFKVSEDSSKPSSWFADARTGQILWQTAAGGDNGRGVSGDIWSGSPGAESWSSMDSNLRSVSGATLGRKPSATNFLIWWDGDPVRELLDATRIDKYGTSGDTRLLTGSNVSSNNSTKSTPALSGDILGDWREEVIWRTSDNTALRIYSTSTSTNRRIFTLMHDAQYRVAIAWQNTAYNQPPHPSFFLGDGMSNPPQPNIYLR, encoded by the coding sequence ATGGAAAAACTCAATCGCGGGATTATCAGCGTGCGCCAAGGCAGCAATAATTTTGTGAGCTGGCGGATGTTTGGCACTGATCCTAGCTCGATTGGCTTTAACGTCTATCGTGGTACCACCAAAATTAATTCTAGCCCAATTACCAATGCTACCAGCTATTTGGATAGCGGCGCGGCGGCCAATAGCGTTTACACCGTGCGACCTGTGATCGATGGGGTTGAACAAACTGCCTCAGAAAACTCGCTCAATTTCGCCAATGGCTATCTTGATGTGGCCTTGCAAATTCCGACTGGTGGCACAACCCCCGATGGTGTGGCCTACACCTACACCGCCAATGATGCCAGCGTCGGCGACCTCGATGGCGATGGGCAATATGAAATTGTGCTGAAATGGGACCCAACCAATTCCAAAGATAATTCGCAATCTGGCTATACTGGCAATGTCTATCTTGATGGCTACAAATTGAACGGAACCCGTTTATGGCGGATTGATTTGGGCCGTAATATTCGGGCTGGAGCGCATTACACCCAATTTATGGTCTACGATTTGGATGGCGATGGGAAGGCCGAAGTTGCCGCCAAAACTGCCGATGGCACGCGTGATAATGCTGGCACCGTGATTGGCAACGCCAGCGCTGATTATCGCAACTCCAGCGGCTACATTCTTGCTGGCCCCGAATATTTGACCGTGTTCAATGGCCAAACTGGAGTGATTCGCTCGACCGTCAATTATGATCCTGCGCGGGGCACGGTTTCGTCGTGGGGCGATAGCTATGGCAACCGCGTTGATCGCTTTTTGGGTGGAATTGCCTACCTCGATGGTCAACGCCCGAGCCTGATTATGAGCCGCGGCTACTACACCCGCAGCGTAATCGCCGCTTGGGATTTTCGCAATGGCAGCCTGACCAAGCGCTGGACGTTTGATAGCAATGTGGCGGGCAGCCAATATGCTGGGCAAGGCAACCATAGCCTTTCGATCGCCGATGTTGATCAAGATGGCAAAGATGAGATTATCTTTGGAGCCATGACGATTAATGATAATGGTCAGCCGCTGTGGAACACCCGCAATGGTCACGGCGATGCCATGCACGTCGGCGATCTTGATCCAAGTCGGGCTGGCTTAGAAGTCTTCAAAGTCAGCGAAGATTCATCAAAGCCTAGTTCGTGGTTTGCTGATGCCCGCACAGGCCAAATTTTGTGGCAAACAGCGGCGGGCGGCGATAATGGGCGCGGCGTTTCGGGCGATATTTGGTCGGGCAGCCCAGGCGCTGAATCGTGGTCATCGATGGATAGCAATTTGCGTAGCGTTAGCGGGGCAACCCTTGGCCGCAAACCATCAGCCACCAACTTCTTGATTTGGTGGGATGGTGACCCAGTGCGCGAATTGCTCGATGCCACCCGCATCGACAAATATGGCACATCGGGCGATACACGCTTGTTGACTGGCAGTAACGTTAGCTCTAACAACAGCACCAAATCGACCCCAGCGCTCAGCGGCGATATTTTGGGCGATTGGCGCGAAGAGGTGATTTGGCGCACCAGCGATAACACCGCACTGCGGATTTATTCGACTAGCACCAGTACCAACCGCCGCATCTTCACCTTGATGCACGATGCTCAATATCGGGTGGCAATTGCTTGGCAAAACACCGCCTACAATCAACCACCGCATCCCAGCTTTTTCTTGGGCGATGGCATGAGCAACCCACCGCAACCGAATATCTACTTACGCTAA
- the bglX gene encoding beta-glucosidase BglX, which yields MQYEQQIEALLAQMTLAEKIGQMRQLHGTGEHQQQLVREGNLGSVLNVIDADAHEIQRIAVEESRLGIPLLIGRDVIHGFRTIFPIPLGQAASFNPQLVREAARIAAREASASGINWTFAPMIDISRDPRWGRIAESCGEDAYLSSLMGVAMVEGFQGDDLTAPDAIAACAKHYVGYGASENGRDYNTAWIPEVLLRDVYLAPFKAAADAGVATMMSAFHDLNGVPTSGNEFTLRQILKGEWNYDGMVVSDWASVAEMIAHGYAADLRDAALKGVTAGVDMEMASTSYAEYLAELIESGALSLDLIDDAVRRILRIKFRLGLFNQPYANAAAAESLVAPDHLALARQIAKESCVLLSNQQTLPLNRQQTRVAIVGPLANHAADQLGCWVFDGKPEDSQTPLQAIRALLGAEQVQFAQGLPEARSLDQSLFDEAVAAAQSADVVIAFLGEDAGLSGEAHSRAFIDLPGAQLALVDALVATGKPVVAVVMAGRSLVLGELQAKVQAILYAWHPGTMAGPAIADLLFGLDNPSGRLPISFPRTVGQVPIYYSRKNTGRPPSEDAPSIPTGTPLDPSGFTSSYLDVDHRPLFAFGYGLSYSTFSYSNLGLSSQKLTIGDTLSITATITNTGKYAGTEVVQLYIRDLVGCMTRPIKELKGFQRIHLEPGQSQTVTFELSSADLSFHNNAMQRIVEPGEFNLWVAPSSLGGLQASFELVAESKEHRA from the coding sequence ATGCAGTATGAGCAACAAATTGAAGCATTGTTGGCCCAAATGACTCTTGCCGAGAAGATTGGCCAAATGCGCCAGCTTCATGGCACTGGCGAACATCAGCAACAACTGGTGCGCGAAGGCAACTTGGGGTCGGTTTTGAATGTGATTGATGCTGATGCCCACGAAATTCAGCGCATTGCCGTTGAAGAATCACGCTTGGGCATTCCGCTGTTAATTGGCCGCGATGTGATCCACGGTTTTCGCACAATCTTCCCAATTCCACTTGGCCAGGCTGCTTCGTTTAATCCTCAGCTTGTGCGCGAAGCCGCGCGGATTGCCGCCCGCGAAGCCTCGGCCTCAGGGATCAACTGGACATTCGCCCCGATGATCGATATTTCACGCGACCCACGTTGGGGCCGCATCGCCGAAAGCTGTGGCGAAGATGCCTATCTTTCAAGTTTGATGGGTGTAGCGATGGTCGAGGGCTTTCAAGGCGACGATTTGACCGCCCCCGATGCGATTGCTGCTTGTGCCAAACATTATGTGGGCTATGGCGCAAGCGAAAATGGCCGCGATTACAACACTGCTTGGATTCCCGAAGTGCTCTTGCGTGATGTGTATTTAGCGCCATTCAAAGCTGCTGCCGATGCTGGGGTGGCCACCATGATGAGCGCCTTCCACGATTTAAATGGCGTGCCAACTTCGGGCAACGAATTTACGCTGCGCCAAATCTTAAAAGGCGAGTGGAACTACGATGGCATGGTGGTCAGCGATTGGGCCTCGGTTGCCGAAATGATCGCCCATGGCTATGCCGCTGATTTGCGCGATGCGGCCTTGAAAGGCGTAACGGCTGGGGTCGATATGGAAATGGCCAGCACCAGCTATGCCGAATATCTAGCTGAATTGATCGAAAGTGGCGCACTCAGCCTCGATTTAATTGATGATGCTGTGCGGCGGATATTGCGCATCAAGTTCCGTTTGGGCTTATTCAACCAACCCTATGCCAACGCAGCGGCAGCTGAATCGTTAGTTGCGCCTGATCATTTGGCCTTGGCTCGCCAAATTGCCAAAGAAAGTTGTGTGTTGTTGAGCAATCAGCAAACTTTGCCGCTCAACCGACAACAAACGCGGGTGGCAATTGTTGGGCCGCTCGCTAATCATGCCGCCGATCAACTGGGCTGTTGGGTGTTCGATGGCAAGCCCGAAGATAGCCAAACCCCGTTGCAAGCGATTCGCGCATTGCTTGGCGCTGAGCAGGTGCAATTTGCCCAAGGTTTGCCCGAAGCCCGCAGCTTAGATCAAAGTTTGTTTGACGAGGCAGTCGCGGCGGCTCAATCTGCTGATGTAGTTATCGCCTTCCTCGGTGAAGATGCTGGCTTGAGTGGCGAAGCCCATAGCCGCGCCTTCATCGATTTACCTGGCGCACAACTGGCCTTGGTCGATGCCTTGGTGGCAACCGGCAAGCCAGTGGTTGCGGTCGTGATGGCTGGGCGCTCGTTGGTGTTGGGCGAATTGCAAGCTAAAGTGCAAGCAATTTTATATGCTTGGCATCCAGGTACGATGGCTGGCCCTGCAATCGCCGATTTGCTGTTTGGCTTGGATAACCCTTCAGGCCGCTTGCCGATTAGCTTCCCGCGCACGGTTGGTCAAGTGCCAATCTACTACAGCCGCAAAAACACTGGCCGCCCGCCAAGCGAAGATGCCCCAAGCATTCCCACGGGTACGCCGCTTGATCCCAGTGGCTTTACCTCAAGCTATCTCGATGTTGATCATCGGCCCTTGTTTGCTTTTGGTTATGGCTTGAGCTACAGCACATTTAGCTATAGCAATTTAGGTTTATCGAGCCAAAAACTCACTATCGGCGATACGCTCAGCATCACCGCCACAATTACCAACACAGGTAAGTATGCTGGCACAGAAGTTGTGCAATTGTATATTCGCGATTTGGTTGGCTGTATGACTCGGCCAATCAAAGAACTCAAAGGCTTCCAACGGATTCATTTGGAGCCAGGCCAGAGCCAAACGGTAACATTTGAACTGAGCAGCGCTGACTTGAGTTTCCATAACAATGCCATGCAACGGATCGTCGAGCCAGGCGAATTTAATCTTTGGGTTGCGCCAAGCAGCCTTGGTGGTTTGCAGGCAAGCTTTGAATTAGTAGCCGAGAGCAAAGAACATAGAGCATAG